CAACCTTGGCAGTTGCCGTAGGACGCGCCCAGCGCGCCTTGGTTGAAGCGCCAGCCTTCCTCGGCGATCTCGACCAGCGTGCGGCCGTCGGCGAGCGGCTTGAAGTTCATCGTGACCGTTGTCTCATAGTCGGCTTCGGTCATCTCGCCGCCTTCGACATTGGGTGCTTCGCCTTCGTTCGCCTGCCAGCGCAGCACGATCCGTTCGTTCGGCACCACTTCGATCACGTGGACCGGGAAGGCGCCGGGGAAGTCGTGAAAGTCCCAGGTCACCGTCGCACCGGTCTCCAGCCGGCCCTTGGCGCCGCCGGTGGTGAAGTATTCCGACAACTGCTTGGGGTCTGCGACCGCTTCGAAGACCTCATCCAGTGGCTTGGATATACGGGCCGCGACCCTGAATTTGAGTTCCATGATCGGGTTCCTTGC
Above is a genomic segment from Altererythrobacter sp. Root672 containing:
- a CDS encoding SRPBCC family protein → MELKFRVAARISKPLDEVFEAVADPKQLSEYFTTGGAKGRLETGATVTWDFHDFPGAFPVHVIEVVPNERIVLRWQANEGEAPNVEGGEMTEADYETTVTMNFKPLADGRTLVEIAEEGWRFNQGALGASYGNCQGWSQMLCALKAWLEHGINIRLGMYK